A single window of Arvicanthis niloticus isolate mArvNil1 chromosome 20, mArvNil1.pat.X, whole genome shotgun sequence DNA harbors:
- the Rfpl4b gene encoding ret finger protein-like 4B produces MRKENFDSIHHHVRVSQNNFLKNTLEMEIICAVCLDIYSDPVYLSCGHIFCIECSKKWMARKEDSIMTCPMCRKEQKRPIKYDGVMRELVILLKQHGPLLKQHEGQITRLLGLVSEDTAPAAKTGDSSLELSNDLRSVCNGKPGHNLVEDPRRFTPSACVMDSSQSFSVCPWDVDVEMEKEQAPGICKETGGGTSIFSVNTTPNLLLGENTRGINFISERHHRSPGPCQEGISSLAPTMEETKSEMEEAMTSPMSTILSAPWSSFCCSKRPVEGKSEYLTLGSSLITSFQKASLPEEDWRTKDLVDLKVSE; encoded by the exons atgagaaaagagaacttTGACTCTATACATCACCATGTAAGAGTTTCACAAAATAACTT TCTGAAAAACACTTTGGAAATGGAGATAATCTGTGCGGTTTGCCTGGACATTTACTCGGATCCTGTTTATCTCTCCTGCGGGCACATATTTTGTATTGAGTGCAGTAAAAAGTGGATGGCAAGAAAAGAAGACTCGATAATGACCTGTCCCATGTGtcgaaaagaacagaagagacctATCAAGTATGACGGGGTAATGAGAGAGTTGGTCATCCTTTTAAAGCAGCATGGCCCCTTACTGAAGCAACATGAAGGGCAGATCACTAGACTTCTGGGATTGGTCTCAGAGGATACAGCTCCAGCAGCTAAGACTGGTGACTCCTCCCTGGAACTCTCTAATGATTTACGGAGTGTCTGCAATGGGAAGCCTGGCCATAATTTGGTGGAAGACCCCAGAAGATTCACTCCTTCAGCATGTGTCATGGACAGCTCCCAATCTTTTTCAGTCTGCCCCTGGGACGTTGAtgtggagatggagaaggaacaGGCTCCAGGTATTTGCAAGGAGACTGGAGGAGGAACATCTATTTTCTCAGTGAACACAACTCCCAATTTGTTGCTTGGTGAGAACACAAGAGGAATTAATTTTATCTCAGAAAGACACCATAGAAGCCCTGGCCCTTGCCAGGAAGGGATTTCTTCCCTAGCCCCTACTATGGAAGAAACCAAGTCTGAGATGGAGGAAGCAATGACTTCACCGATGAGCACCATTCTCTCTGCTCCTTGGAGCTCATTCTGTTGTTCTAAGAGGCCAGTGGAAGGGAAAAGTGAATATCTGACTTTGGGTAGTTCATTAATTACTAGTTTTCAGAAGGCCTCATTACCAGAGGAAGATTGGAGGACCAAGGATTTGGTAGACttg aaagtgagtgAGTAA